A part of Methanohalobium evestigatum Z-7303 genomic DNA contains:
- a CDS encoding phosphate uptake regulator PhoU: MESRKVQQTGGSTYIISLPKKWAEKVRIKSGSQVFLQQHPDGTLVIDPVSESSPVQKKERDITGKMGEVLTRDIIAAYLAGFDIIELKSKRILAEQKNVIRDVCYKLIGPEIIEETSKSVIIQDLLNPNEVSIKKSVKRMFLISNSMHKDAIRALKTKDSDLAMDVIHRDDEVDRLFLLISKQFRAVLRGAQLPDTAETSIDEYHDFRMTASPLERIADHARKIAKVAYNMDFSITQDSMDLIENASDTSRKIVENSINALYDSNVELANQVIDQGDQMREQVTKINETLLKLDSHEAIVALGTVADSIDRIGDYGANIAEISINSAMSNALKEQD, translated from the coding sequence ATAGAATCACGGAAAGTCCAGCAAACAGGTGGTTCCACCTATATAATTTCACTTCCCAAAAAATGGGCTGAAAAAGTAAGAATAAAATCTGGCTCACAGGTTTTCCTCCAACAGCATCCAGACGGAACTCTTGTAATTGACCCTGTTTCGGAAAGCTCACCTGTCCAGAAAAAAGAACGGGATATTACTGGTAAAATGGGAGAAGTACTTACCAGAGATATTATTGCCGCATATCTTGCTGGTTTTGATATAATTGAACTCAAATCAAAACGTATATTAGCAGAACAAAAAAATGTTATTAGAGATGTATGCTACAAACTTATTGGACCAGAGATAATTGAGGAAACTTCTAAAAGTGTTATTATACAGGACCTTCTAAATCCGAATGAGGTATCAATTAAAAAAAGTGTCAAAAGAATGTTTTTAATTTCAAATTCCATGCATAAAGATGCCATACGCGCGCTCAAAACAAAAGATTCTGATCTGGCTATGGATGTGATTCACAGAGATGACGAAGTTGACCGTCTGTTTTTATTGATATCCAAACAATTCAGAGCAGTATTACGCGGAGCACAATTACCGGATACTGCAGAAACATCCATCGATGAATACCATGACTTTAGGATGACCGCATCACCACTGGAGCGTATTGCAGACCATGCACGTAAAATCGCCAAAGTTGCATATAACATGGATTTTTCAATAACACAGGATTCAATGGATTTGATAGAAAATGCAAGTGATACATCAAGAAAAATAGTTGAAAACAGCATCAATGCACTTTATGATTCAAATGTAGAACTTGCCAATCAGGTAATTGACCAAGGTGACCAGATGAGAGAACAGGTTACAAAAATCAATGAAACGCTTCTTAAACTCGATTCTCATGAAGCAATTGTTGCTCTTGGTACTGTAGCAGACAGTATCGACAGGATAGGTGATTACGGAGCCAACATCGCAGAAATATCCATAAACTCGGCAATGTCTAACGCTTTAAAAGAACAGGATTAA
- a CDS encoding Era-like GTP-binding protein, which produces MSPIKLFKNNFRDFFKKLFKKKKNARIGIYGPPNAGKTTLANRILRDWTGDAMGPVSHIEHETRSARRREGVTIKTNGHSIGLDVIDTPGLATKIDFHNFMDYEMEEDEAKRRAKEATEGVIEAVKWLDDLDGIILVMDATQDPFTQVNVTVVGNMEARKLPLLIVSNKVDMPEASPNTIMNAFPQHPMVSISALEGNNIDTLYQEIAKTFG; this is translated from the coding sequence ATGAGTCCAATAAAGTTATTCAAAAACAATTTTAGAGACTTTTTTAAGAAACTATTCAAGAAAAAAAAGAATGCACGTATAGGTATCTATGGTCCTCCGAATGCGGGTAAAACTACACTTGCCAACCGCATTTTAAGAGACTGGACTGGAGACGCTATGGGTCCAGTGTCACATATAGAACACGAAACCCGAAGTGCAAGACGTAGAGAAGGAGTTACAATAAAAACAAACGGGCATTCGATAGGTCTTGATGTAATTGATACACCGGGTCTTGCTACAAAAATCGATTTCCACAACTTTATGGATTATGAAATGGAAGAAGATGAAGCAAAAAGAAGGGCTAAAGAAGCAACAGAAGGCGTTATTGAAGCTGTGAAATGGCTGGATGATCTGGATGGCATTATCCTTGTTATGGATGCAACACAGGACCCTTTTACACAGGTAAATGTTACTGTTGTTGGTAATATGGAAGCCCGCAAGTTGCCATTGTTAATAGTATCAAATAAAGTCGATATGCCAGAAGCCTCACCAAATACCATAATGAATGCTTTCCCCCAGCACCCTATGGTATCAATAT
- the wtpA gene encoding tungstate ABC transporter substrate-binding protein WtpA: MKYSNILKIIGIIAMILVIFAGIGCMSDTGESTTQDNQGTESQQQGDVVLNVFHAGSLTIPFKELEQMYEKRHPNVDVRREAGGSVATVRKITEVGKQADVVGVADYSLIPNMMMNEYTDCYSAFAKNQMVIAYTEDSKYSDEINNDNWYDILRRSDVTFGFSNPNDDPCGYRSQMTTQLAEIYYNDSQIYDDLMASNTAMDTTSSNGTYTVNVPNSENINPNSDKIMMRSMETELSSALEMGEIDYFYIYRSVAVQHGFEFVELPSEIDLSSVKHEDMYSKVKVERGNGDISKGKPIVYGVTIPDTVNQKEHAVGFIKLLHSEDGQQVLENNGQPPIVPASTNTINKVPEELMEYF, encoded by the coding sequence ATGAAATACAGCAACATATTAAAGATAATAGGTATAATTGCAATGATTCTTGTTATTTTTGCAGGAATCGGGTGCATGAGTGATACTGGAGAAAGTACTACACAAGATAATCAGGGAACTGAATCACAACAGCAGGGTGATGTGGTTCTTAACGTGTTCCATGCTGGAAGTTTAACAATTCCATTTAAAGAACTGGAACAGATGTATGAAAAGCGTCATCCAAATGTGGATGTAAGGCGCGAAGCAGGCGGCAGTGTTGCTACAGTACGTAAAATTACTGAAGTCGGTAAACAGGCAGATGTTGTAGGAGTTGCAGATTACAGTCTGATTCCCAACATGATGATGAATGAATATACAGACTGCTATTCAGCATTTGCCAAGAACCAGATGGTCATTGCCTATACAGAAGACAGCAAATACAGTGATGAGATAAACAATGACAATTGGTATGATATCTTAAGAAGGTCTGATGTAACCTTTGGATTCTCCAACCCGAATGACGACCCTTGCGGTTACCGTTCACAGATGACCACACAACTTGCTGAAATTTACTACAATGATTCACAGATTTACGATGACTTAATGGCTTCAAATACAGCAATGGACACAACTTCCAGTAATGGAACATATACTGTAAATGTTCCAAATTCAGAAAATATCAACCCCAACAGTGACAAGATTATGATGAGGAGTATGGAAACTGAACTCTCATCGGCACTTGAAATGGGTGAGATCGATTACTTCTACATTTACAGAAGTGTTGCTGTACAGCATGGATTTGAATTTGTAGAATTACCTTCTGAAATAGACCTCAGCTCAGTAAAGCATGAAGACATGTACAGCAAGGTAAAAGTTGAAAGAGGAAATGGTGACATTTCAAAAGGTAAACCAATTGTATATGGTGTTACTATACCAGATACTGTAAATCAGAAAGAACATGCAGTAGGATTTATAAAACTCCTGCATAGTGAAGACGGTCAGCAGGTACTCGAGAACAATGGCCAACCGCCTATTGTTCCAGCGTCGACAAACACCATCAATAAAGTACCCGAAGAATTGATGGAATATTTCTAA
- a CDS encoding ABC transporter permease, producing MPEIKSRLNGLGQTNPMLVIFFLSLSILLFFVFITLSNMILQQIVTDFSGLIEAVRDSSVLEAIFLSLYSGFLATLLSFILGVPTAYLLARKDFAGKRIIESILDIPVVVPHTVAGIALLTIFGANGLIGDPLESIVRFRDAMAGTVVAMLFVSAPYLTNSAREGFQSVDPRLENAARSLGAPLWKAFLFVTFPLASRHLLTGSIMCWARAISEFGAVIMLAYYPMVGPTLIYERFTSMGLSESRPIAVLLILVTLTIFVILRMISSGWRRYDRD from the coding sequence ATGCCAGAAATAAAATCAAGACTTAACGGTTTAGGACAGACAAATCCCATGCTGGTAATATTTTTCCTTTCTCTTTCTATTTTGCTGTTTTTTGTTTTTATTACACTTTCGAATATGATTTTACAGCAAATAGTTACGGATTTTTCGGGTCTAATAGAAGCCGTAAGGGATAGTTCTGTTCTGGAAGCGATATTCCTCTCATTGTATTCTGGATTTCTTGCTACACTGCTTTCCTTTATACTTGGTGTTCCTACAGCTTATCTTCTTGCAAGAAAAGATTTTGCTGGGAAACGAATTATTGAAAGTATACTTGATATACCAGTGGTGGTTCCCCATACAGTAGCAGGTATAGCACTTCTTACAATCTTTGGAGCAAATGGTCTAATCGGTGACCCTCTGGAATCAATTGTTCGTTTTAGAGATGCAATGGCAGGAACAGTGGTAGCCATGCTGTTTGTTTCAGCACCCTACCTGACGAATTCTGCCCGTGAAGGATTCCAGAGTGTAGACCCTCGACTGGAAAATGCTGCAAGGTCTCTGGGAGCTCCGCTATGGAAAGCGTTTTTATTTGTTACATTCCCACTTGCATCACGCCATCTCCTTACTGGCTCTATAATGTGCTGGGCACGTGCAATTAGTGAATTCGGAGCTGTTATCATGCTTGCCTATTATCCGATGGTGGGACCAACCCTGATTTATGAACGTTTCACATCCATGGGGCTTTCTGAATCCAGACCAATTGCAGTTCTACTGATTCTGGTAACATTAACTATATTTGTAATACTTAGAATGATATCGTCAGGCTGGCGTAGATATGATAGAGATTAA